In one Shinella zoogloeoides genomic region, the following are encoded:
- a CDS encoding DUF2274 domain-containing protein, translating to MFGNISACADELPAALHRDLAEYGRILADGATPIEPAKLIVSMLERFVATDRGFTKARRQERPNIP from the coding sequence ATGTTCGGCAATATCAGCGCCTGTGCGGATGAGCTGCCCGCTGCCCTCCATCGTGACCTCGCCGAATATGGCCGTATCCTCGCTGATGGCGCCACGCCGATTGAGCCGGCCAAGCTGATCGTATCGATGCTGGAACGCTTCGTTGCTACGGATCGCGGCTTCACGAAAGCCAGGAGGCAAGAGAGGCCGAACATCCCGTAA
- a CDS encoding type II toxin-antitoxin system HigB family toxin encodes MRIIARRTLREFVESLAGQKEQPAVKAALDAWFDEVNKAEWASTADVKRLYATASIVSAERIVFNIKGSDYRLVVSVDFEKGIVWIKWLGTHKAYDRIDVKEIEHGN; translated from the coding sequence ATGAGGATTATTGCCCGCCGCACTTTGCGCGAATTTGTCGAAAGCCTCGCGGGGCAGAAAGAGCAGCCGGCCGTGAAGGCCGCGCTCGATGCCTGGTTCGATGAAGTCAACAAGGCGGAATGGGCGAGCACCGCCGATGTAAAGCGGCTTTACGCGACGGCGAGCATCGTCAGCGCCGAGCGGATCGTCTTCAACATCAAAGGCAGTGACTACCGCCTCGTCGTGTCGGTGGACTTCGAGAAGGGCATCGTCTGGATCAAGTGGCTCGGCACGCACAAGGCTTACGACAGGATCGACGTGAAGGAGATCGAGCATGGCAACTGA
- a CDS encoding helix-turn-helix domain-containing protein, with amino-acid sequence MATDLKPIRTEADYDEALAEVERLWGAKSGTPKGDRLDVLATLIDAYEAKHYPMDPPDPVEAIRFRMEQQGLTRKDLEPMIGPRNRVADVLNRKRSLSIDMIRQLHSRLGISAEVLIRPSRMDKVA; translated from the coding sequence ATGGCAACTGACCTGAAGCCGATCCGCACGGAAGCGGATTACGATGAAGCCCTGGCAGAGGTCGAACGGCTGTGGGGCGCCAAGAGCGGCACGCCGAAAGGCGACCGTCTCGACGTGCTGGCGACGCTGATCGACGCCTACGAGGCGAAGCACTATCCGATGGACCCGCCCGATCCGGTGGAGGCGATCCGCTTCCGCATGGAACAGCAGGGACTGACCCGCAAGGATCTGGAACCTATGATCGGCCCGCGCAACCGGGTTGCAGACGTCCTGAACCGCAAGCGCAGCCTGTCGATCGACATGATCCGGCAATTGCACAGCCGCCTCGGCATCTCGGCGGAGGTGCTGATCCGGCCGAGCCGGATGGACAAGGTAGCTTAG
- a CDS encoding recombinase family protein has translation MTRVALYARYSSDNQREASIDDQYRICREQAKREKWKVVGTYKDAGISGASMILRPGAAAGCAGRPVRYRARRGAGSHQPRPGRRGHVLQAPEVRRRADHHPGRG, from the coding sequence ATGACCCGCGTTGCCTTGTATGCCCGTTATTCGTCCGACAATCAGCGCGAGGCGTCGATCGACGACCAGTACCGCATCTGCCGCGAGCAGGCGAAGCGCGAGAAGTGGAAGGTGGTCGGCACCTACAAGGACGCAGGGATCTCCGGCGCGAGCATGATCCTGCGGCCCGGCGCTGCTGCAGGATGCGCAGGCCGGCCAGTTCGATATCGTGCTCGCCGAGGCGCTGGATCGCATCAGCCGCGACCAGGCCGACGTGGCCACGTTCTTCAAGCACCTGAAGTTCGCCGGCGTGCCGATCATCACCCTGGCCGAGGGTGA
- a CDS encoding recombinase family protein: MLAEALDRISRDQADVATFFKHLKFAGVPIITLAEGEISELHVGLKGTMNALFLKDLAAKTHRGIRGRVENGKSGGGLCYGYNVIKQLDARGDPIRGDREINEAEAIVVRRVFRDFAAGIAPRTIARTLNEEGVPGPGGKPWGDTTIRGHVKRGTGLVNNELYIGRLIWNRLRYIKDPSTGKRVSRPNPESEWIVKDVPDLRIVDDELWQSVRERQERLPRSSSTSPRACASTTGRTSSTAHVGRARSCLA; encoded by the coding sequence GTGCTCGCCGAGGCGCTGGATCGCATCAGCCGCGACCAGGCCGACGTGGCCACGTTCTTCAAGCACCTGAAGTTCGCCGGCGTGCCGATCATCACCCTGGCCGAGGGTGAGATCAGCGAACTGCATGTCGGCCTCAAGGGCACGATGAACGCCCTATTCCTCAAAGACCTTGCCGCCAAGACGCATCGCGGCATCCGTGGCCGCGTCGAGAACGGCAAATCAGGTGGTGGTCTCTGCTATGGCTACAACGTGATCAAGCAACTCGATGCGCGCGGCGATCCAATCCGTGGCGATCGCGAGATCAATGAGGCCGAAGCAATCGTGGTGCGCCGCGTGTTCCGCGATTTCGCGGCCGGGATCGCGCCGCGCACGATCGCCCGCACGCTGAACGAGGAAGGCGTGCCCGGCCCCGGCGGCAAACCGTGGGGCGACACGACGATCCGCGGCCATGTGAAGCGTGGCACCGGCCTCGTGAACAATGAGCTTTATATCGGCCGCCTGATCTGGAACCGGCTGCGCTACATCAAAGATCCGTCGACCGGAAAGCGCGTCTCCCGCCCGAACCCGGAATCGGAATGGATCGTCAAGGACGTCCCTGACCTGCGCATCGTCGACGACGAACTCTGGCAATCCGTGCGCGAACGGCAGGAGAGATTGCCGAGAAGTTCCTCAACGTCGCCGAGGGCGTGCGCAAGCACCACAGGAAGAACAAGCTCAACGGCGCACGTCGGCCGCGCACGCTCCTGTCTGGCTTGA
- a CDS encoding recombinase zinc beta ribbon domain-containing protein: protein MRKHHRKNKLNGARRPRTLLSGLIFCGCCDGPYSLCGPQRYACSNHISKGTCDNCRTIRQDELEARVLAGLKDRLMAPEIVEEAMRAYAEETNRLNRERRSNDDAWKAELAKAEKQIAQIVEAIADGMYHPSMKDKMTGLEARKDELTALLADAPADTPDILPSASAIYAKKVAALAKALNRKEERQAASQDLRALIERIVLTPGPERGEILATLHGELATILEWTERQAIGKPAKTTKPAAGATGLLVSLVAGAGFEPAAFRL from the coding sequence GTGCGCAAGCACCACAGGAAGAACAAGCTCAACGGCGCACGTCGGCCGCGCACGCTCCTGTCTGGCTTGATCTTCTGCGGCTGCTGCGATGGCCCCTACTCCCTTTGCGGCCCGCAGCGCTATGCCTGCTCGAACCACATCAGCAAGGGCACCTGCGACAACTGCCGGACCATCCGCCAGGACGAACTGGAAGCCCGCGTGCTCGCCGGCCTGAAGGACCGATTGATGGCCCCGGAGATCGTCGAGGAAGCCATGCGCGCTTATGCTGAGGAGACCAATCGGCTGAACCGGGAACGCCGTTCGAATGACGACGCCTGGAAGGCGGAGCTTGCAAAGGCCGAGAAGCAGATTGCCCAGATCGTCGAGGCCATCGCCGACGGCATGTATCACCCGTCGATGAAGGACAAGATGACCGGGCTGGAAGCGCGCAAGGACGAGCTGACCGCCCTCCTCGCGGACGCGCCTGCGGACACGCCCGACATTCTGCCGAGCGCGTCGGCGATCTATGCGAAGAAGGTCGCGGCGCTGGCGAAGGCCCTGAACCGGAAGGAAGAGCGGCAGGCGGCATCGCAGGATCTGCGCGCCCTGATCGAGAGGATCGTGCTGACGCCGGGCCCGGAACGCGGCGAGATTCTCGCGACGCTGCACGGTGAACTGGCCACGATCCTCGAATGGACGGAGCGTCAAGCTATTGGAAAACCTGCCAAAACGACAAAACCCGCCGCTGGTGCGACGGGTTTGTTAGTATCGTTGGTTGCGGGGGCAGGATTTGAACCTGCGGCCTTCAGGTTATGA
- a CDS encoding M23 family metallopeptidase translates to MTTDRNMIRSLGNEPPILADGRKAPDRREISLRWLSGTFLTGITSSILMGVALFAALDGRQQLAIPAEAFAALVPQSQTSKTGETAKRGERVLEPAIVAKPADKKIMEISTMIHDGEKEVVRRQPFAHVKMALAANHATSDDYPRFDPLAIFSTNGKDAAPASRMGTIYGSDVESEVALQTDAFPTGGSALDYADQMSIEEIEENVRTNGSVLTDGSTQVASLYYVDPQRFASESSDLDLLGLTARIVEENMSVSNFDTLTPDDTEYADDVIPVRRAADIDQIMTAAGYTKAQAEDLSAYLEKQLGGTELAEGDVLRICISQKGKEASIVRASVYSRGRHVVTAALDDSGRFVKGAEPPVLDAVATAFDNDDRPTIIAGRDLPRVYDGIYRAALSYGMGQDMTAEVIRILASNVDFQAQLRPTDSLEAFFSVTGENGAATEDSEILFLDAKFGDTETRVYRFQNPEDDSVDYFDKDGKSIRQFLLRNPVPNGKFRSGFGMRRHPILGFSRMHTGVDWSAPRGTPIIAAGNGTVEKAGWDSGGYGNQTLIRHANGYVSSYNHQSAIAKGIKPGAKVRQGQVIGFVGTTGLSTGPHLHYELIVNGNKVDALKIRLPGGKSLEGKALAQFEIERKRIDDLLGRGDGSTEVAETH, encoded by the coding sequence ATGACCACCGACCGGAACATGATCCGATCCCTCGGCAACGAGCCGCCGATCCTGGCCGACGGGCGCAAGGCGCCCGACCGCCGTGAAATCTCCCTTCGCTGGCTCTCCGGCACGTTCCTTACCGGCATCACCTCTTCCATCCTCATGGGCGTCGCGCTCTTTGCCGCCCTCGATGGCCGGCAGCAGCTCGCCATTCCGGCAGAAGCCTTCGCCGCATTGGTGCCGCAGAGCCAGACCAGCAAGACCGGCGAGACGGCCAAACGCGGCGAGCGCGTGCTGGAGCCGGCCATCGTCGCAAAGCCCGCCGACAAGAAGATCATGGAAATTTCCACCATGATCCACGACGGCGAGAAGGAAGTCGTGCGCCGCCAGCCCTTCGCCCATGTGAAGATGGCGCTTGCGGCAAACCATGCGACGAGCGACGACTATCCGCGCTTCGATCCGCTCGCGATCTTCTCGACCAACGGCAAGGACGCCGCGCCGGCCTCGCGCATGGGCACGATCTACGGGTCGGACGTCGAGTCGGAAGTCGCGCTTCAGACCGACGCCTTCCCCACCGGCGGCTCTGCGCTCGATTATGCCGACCAGATGTCGATCGAGGAGATCGAAGAGAATGTGCGCACCAACGGTTCGGTGCTGACGGACGGCAGCACGCAGGTCGCCTCCCTCTACTATGTCGATCCGCAGCGCTTCGCCTCCGAGAGTTCCGATCTCGACCTGCTGGGACTGACGGCCCGCATCGTCGAGGAGAATATGAGCGTATCGAATTTCGACACGCTGACGCCTGACGATACCGAATATGCCGACGACGTTATCCCCGTCAGGCGCGCCGCCGATATCGACCAGATCATGACGGCCGCCGGCTATACCAAGGCCCAGGCCGAAGACCTTTCCGCCTATCTCGAAAAGCAGCTCGGCGGCACGGAGCTTGCCGAAGGCGACGTGCTGCGCATCTGCATCTCGCAAAAGGGCAAGGAAGCGAGCATCGTGCGCGCCAGCGTCTATTCGCGCGGACGCCACGTGGTGACGGCGGCTCTCGACGACAGCGGCCGCTTCGTCAAGGGCGCCGAGCCGCCGGTGCTCGACGCCGTCGCAACCGCCTTCGACAACGACGACCGGCCGACGATCATCGCCGGACGCGACCTCCCGCGCGTCTATGACGGCATCTACCGCGCCGCCCTTTCCTACGGCATGGGCCAGGACATGACGGCGGAGGTCATCCGCATCCTCGCCAGCAATGTCGATTTCCAGGCACAGCTTCGCCCGACGGATTCGCTCGAAGCCTTCTTCTCGGTCACCGGCGAGAACGGCGCGGCGACAGAAGATTCGGAGATACTCTTCCTCGACGCCAAGTTCGGCGACACGGAAACCCGCGTCTACCGCTTCCAGAACCCGGAAGACGATTCCGTCGACTATTTCGACAAGGACGGCAAGAGCATCCGGCAGTTCCTGCTGCGCAATCCGGTTCCGAACGGCAAGTTCCGCTCCGGCTTCGGCATGCGGCGCCATCCGATCCTCGGCTTCTCGCGCATGCATACCGGTGTCGACTGGTCGGCGCCCCGCGGCACGCCGATCATCGCCGCCGGCAACGGCACGGTCGAGAAGGCCGGATGGGATTCCGGCGGATACGGCAACCAGACCCTGATCCGCCATGCGAACGGCTACGTTTCCTCCTACAATCACCAGAGCGCCATCGCCAAGGGCATCAAGCCGGGCGCGAAGGTACGTCAGGGCCAGGTGATCGGCTTCGTCGGCACGACCGGCCTTTCGACCGGACCGCACCTGCACTACGAGCTGATCGTCAACGGCAACAAGGTGGATGCGCTGAAAATCCGCCTGCCCGGCGGCAAGTCGCTGGAGGGCAAGGCCCTCGCCCAGTTCGAGATCGAGCGCAAGCGCATCGACGACCTGCTCGGCCGCGGCGACGGTTCGACGGAAGTCGCCGAAACGCACTGA
- the clpB gene encoding ATP-dependent chaperone ClpB — protein MNIEKYSERVRGFLQSAQTKALADGNPQFTPEHVLKVLLDDEQGMAASLIERAGGNARDARIANDAALAKLPKVSGGNGQVYLSQPLAKVFSTAEEAAKKAGDSFVTVERLLLALTIEKSAATADILAKAGVTPASLNQAINDIRKGRTADTASAEQGFDSLKKFARDLTADAREGRLDPVIGRDDEIRRTIQVLSRRTKNNPVLIGEPGVGKTAIAEGLALRIVNGDVPESLKDKKLMALDMGALIAGAKYRGEFEERLKAVLAEVQAEDGEIILFIDEMHTLVGAGKADGAMDASNLLKPALARGELHCVGATTLDEYRKHVEKDAALARRFQPVMVDEPTVEDTISILRGLKEKYEQHHKVRISDSALVAAATLSNRYITDRFLPDKAIDLMDEAASRLRMQVDSKPEELDELDRRIIQLKIEREALKKETDRSSQDRLEKLEIDLAALEEEAAALTARWQAEKSKLGRAADLKRQLDELRNELAIAQRKGEFQRAGELAYGIIPKLEKELEEAEGRDIGDVDPMVQEVVTPDNIAHVVSRWTGIPVDKMLEGERDKLLRMEDELGKWVVGQGDAVQAVSRAVRRARAGLQDPNRPIGSFIFLGPTGVGKTELTKALARFLFDDETAIQRMDMSEYMEKHSVARLIGAPPGYVGYEEGGALTESVRRRPYQVVLFDEIEKAHPDVFNVLLQVLDDGRLTDGQGRTVDFRNTMIIMTSNLGAEYLTALGENEDSDTVRDQVMDVVKMAFRPEFLNRVDEIILFHRLKRSEMGAIVDIQLERLRRLLVDRKIVLDLDEEAVHWLAEKGYDPVYGARPLKRAIQKHLQDPLAEKILAGDIPDGVTVKVTAGSDRLLFSPRNGTVNKAA, from the coding sequence ATGAATATCGAAAAATACTCCGAACGCGTTCGCGGGTTCCTGCAATCCGCCCAGACGAAGGCGCTTGCGGACGGCAATCCTCAGTTCACGCCGGAGCACGTTCTGAAGGTGCTGCTGGATGACGAGCAGGGCATGGCCGCATCGCTGATCGAGCGTGCCGGCGGCAATGCGCGTGATGCGCGGATCGCCAACGATGCCGCCCTCGCCAAGCTGCCGAAGGTTTCTGGCGGCAACGGGCAGGTGTATCTTTCCCAGCCGCTGGCGAAGGTCTTCTCCACCGCAGAGGAAGCCGCCAAGAAGGCCGGCGACAGCTTCGTGACCGTCGAGCGTCTGCTGTTGGCGCTGACAATCGAAAAATCCGCCGCGACCGCAGACATCCTGGCCAAGGCCGGCGTCACGCCTGCCTCGCTCAACCAGGCGATCAACGACATCCGCAAGGGCCGCACCGCCGATACGGCAAGTGCGGAACAGGGCTTCGATTCGTTAAAGAAGTTCGCCCGCGATCTCACGGCCGATGCGCGCGAAGGCCGGCTCGATCCGGTGATCGGCCGCGACGACGAAATCCGCCGGACGATCCAGGTCCTGTCGCGCCGCACGAAGAACAACCCGGTCCTCATCGGCGAGCCCGGCGTCGGCAAGACGGCGATCGCCGAAGGCCTTGCGTTGCGTATCGTCAATGGCGACGTGCCGGAGAGCCTAAAGGACAAGAAGCTGATGGCGCTCGACATGGGCGCGCTGATCGCCGGTGCGAAATATCGCGGCGAGTTCGAGGAGCGCCTGAAGGCCGTGCTTGCAGAGGTGCAGGCCGAAGACGGCGAGATCATCCTGTTCATCGACGAGATGCACACGCTGGTCGGCGCCGGCAAGGCGGATGGGGCGATGGACGCCTCCAACCTCCTGAAGCCTGCGCTTGCCCGCGGCGAACTGCATTGCGTCGGCGCCACCACGCTCGACGAATACCGCAAGCATGTCGAGAAGGACGCTGCCCTCGCGCGCCGGTTCCAGCCCGTCATGGTGGACGAGCCGACCGTCGAGGACACGATCTCGATCCTGCGCGGCCTGAAGGAGAAATACGAGCAGCACCACAAGGTCCGGATTTCCGATTCGGCCCTCGTTGCCGCCGCGACGCTCTCCAACCGCTACATCACGGACCGCTTCCTGCCGGACAAGGCGATCGACCTGATGGACGAAGCCGCCTCTCGGCTGCGCATGCAGGTCGATTCCAAGCCGGAAGAGCTCGACGAACTCGACCGCCGCATCATCCAGCTGAAGATCGAGCGCGAGGCCCTGAAGAAGGAAACCGACCGCTCATCGCAGGACCGGCTGGAAAAGCTCGAGATCGACCTTGCCGCGCTGGAAGAGGAAGCCGCCGCGCTCACCGCGCGCTGGCAGGCGGAAAAGTCCAAGCTCGGCCGCGCCGCCGACCTCAAGCGCCAGCTCGACGAGTTGCGCAACGAACTGGCCATTGCCCAGCGCAAGGGTGAGTTCCAGCGCGCCGGCGAGCTTGCCTACGGCATCATCCCGAAGCTCGAGAAGGAACTCGAGGAGGCTGAAGGCCGCGATATCGGCGACGTCGATCCGATGGTGCAGGAAGTCGTCACCCCTGACAACATCGCCCATGTGGTCTCCCGCTGGACGGGCATTCCCGTGGACAAGATGCTGGAAGGCGAACGCGACAAGTTGCTGCGCATGGAAGACGAGCTTGGCAAATGGGTCGTCGGTCAGGGGGATGCCGTTCAGGCTGTTTCCCGCGCCGTCCGCCGCGCCCGCGCCGGCCTTCAGGATCCGAACCGGCCGATCGGCTCGTTCATCTTCCTCGGGCCCACCGGCGTCGGCAAGACGGAACTGACCAAGGCGCTCGCCCGCTTCCTGTTCGACGACGAGACGGCGATCCAGCGCATGGACATGTCGGAATACATGGAGAAGCACTCCGTGGCCCGGCTGATCGGCGCCCCTCCCGGCTATGTCGGCTATGAGGAGGGCGGTGCGCTCACCGAATCCGTCCGCCGCCGGCCCTACCAGGTCGTGCTGTTCGACGAGATCGAGAAGGCGCATCCGGATGTCTTCAACGTGCTCTTGCAGGTCCTCGACGATGGCCGCCTGACCGATGGCCAGGGCCGCACCGTGGACTTCCGCAACACGATGATCATCATGACCTCTAATCTCGGGGCCGAATACCTGACGGCTCTCGGCGAGAACGAGGACAGCGATACGGTCCGCGACCAGGTCATGGATGTCGTCAAGATGGCGTTCCGGCCGGAGTTCCTGAACCGCGTCGACGAGATCATCCTGTTCCACCGCCTCAAGCGGTCGGAAATGGGCGCGATCGTCGATATCCAGCTTGAGCGTCTGCGCAGGCTGCTGGTCGACCGCAAGATCGTTCTCGATCTGGACGAGGAAGCCGTGCACTGGCTGGCCGAAAAGGGATACGATCCGGTCTATGGTGCACGTCCCCTGAAGCGGGCGATCCAGAAGCACCTTCAGGACCCGTTGGCGGAGAAGATCCTTGCCGGCGATATCCCGGATGGCGTGACCGTCAAGGTGACGGCCGGTTCCGACCGGCTGCTCTTCTCGCCGCGCAACGGGACGGTGAACAAGGCCGCCTGA
- a CDS encoding DUF4167 domain-containing protein, translated as MRPGQQNKRGRGRNNNNNNNNNNNNNNHRKGGNPLTRTYDSSGPDVKIRGTAQHIAEKYSALARDAQSAGDRVMAENYLQHAEHYNRIIAAAQAQMQDRMPREERSDNSDRNDYNDRDGFDRDNDEIDSTPVDEPAPVAAQAPTPAPVAVEQPIVDGSGPQPVIEGTPAEVALEEEAAAPTAGRGQPRRRAAARPRRPRRGEGQAAGEEAQPAGGDAPALEASE; from the coding sequence ATGAGGCCAGGACAGCAAAACAAGCGCGGCCGCGGGCGTAATAACAACAACAATAATAATAACAATAACAACAACAATAACCACCGCAAGGGTGGCAATCCCCTGACGCGGACCTACGACAGCTCGGGTCCGGACGTGAAGATCAGGGGCACGGCCCAGCACATTGCCGAGAAGTATTCAGCGCTTGCCCGTGACGCCCAGAGCGCCGGCGACCGCGTCATGGCGGAAAACTATCTCCAGCACGCCGAGCACTACAACCGCATCATTGCCGCCGCACAGGCGCAGATGCAGGATCGCATGCCGCGTGAGGAACGCTCCGACAATAGCGACCGCAACGACTACAACGACCGCGACGGTTTCGACCGGGACAACGACGAAATCGATTCGACGCCCGTCGACGAGCCGGCACCCGTTGCCGCTCAGGCACCCACGCCGGCTCCGGTCGCCGTCGAGCAGCCCATCGTCGATGGTTCCGGCCCTCAGCCGGTGATCGAAGGCACGCCTGCCGAGGTCGCGCTCGAAGAGGAAGCTGCCGCTCCGACCGCTGGCCGCGGCCAGCCGCGCCGCCGCGCTGCTGCCCGTCCGCGCCGTCCGCGTCGTGGCGAAGGCCAGGCTGCCGGCGAGGAAGCCCAGCCGGCCGGTGGCGACGCCCCGGCGCTTGAAGCATCGGAATAA
- the prmC gene encoding peptide chain release factor N(5)-glutamine methyltransferase, translating into MSAGTTLAEVLAGARRRLSEAGIADAAQDARMLIAGILDLPSTAFVTDGGRPLDDAQLASIDKALARRAAREPVHRILGRRAFSRLDLILSPDTLEPRPDTEILVDTLVPHARTIVAERGACRILDLGTGTGAICLALLDLVPGTTGVGADLSAGALETAKRNAQLNGVADRFEAVESDWFSAVTGVFDIIVSNPPYIVRSVVGTLDEDVRLHDPILALDGGDDGLDAYRAIAAGAGAHIRENGLVAYEIGYDQKDQVTAIMRENGFACVEAARDLGGNDRVLVFSKAMAI; encoded by the coding sequence ATGAGCGCCGGCACGACGCTCGCCGAGGTGCTGGCCGGCGCGCGCCGCCGTCTTTCCGAGGCGGGCATCGCGGACGCCGCGCAGGATGCGCGGATGCTGATTGCGGGTATTCTCGACCTGCCCTCGACCGCTTTCGTCACGGACGGCGGGCGCCCGTTGGATGACGCGCAGCTGGCGTCGATCGACAAGGCGCTTGCGCGCCGCGCCGCCCGCGAACCGGTGCACCGCATCCTCGGGCGACGGGCCTTCTCGCGGCTAGACCTTATACTTTCTCCCGACACGCTGGAGCCCCGGCCGGATACGGAAATCCTTGTCGATACGCTCGTGCCCCACGCCAGGACGATCGTCGCGGAACGTGGTGCCTGCCGCATCCTCGACCTCGGTACGGGAACGGGAGCGATCTGTCTCGCCCTTCTCGATCTCGTGCCCGGCACGACGGGCGTCGGCGCCGATCTTTCGGCCGGCGCCCTTGAAACGGCAAAGCGCAATGCCCAGCTAAACGGCGTCGCCGACCGCTTCGAGGCGGTCGAAAGCGACTGGTTTTCAGCCGTGACCGGCGTGTTCGACATCATCGTGTCAAATCCGCCCTATATCGTCCGCTCCGTGGTCGGAACGCTGGACGAGGACGTCCGGCTCCACGATCCGATTCTTGCGCTGGATGGCGGGGACGACGGGCTCGATGCCTATCGGGCCATCGCGGCAGGGGCGGGCGCTCATATCAGGGAAAACGGCCTAGTGGCTTACGAGATCGGTTACGACCAGAAGGATCAGGTCACCGCGATCATGCGCGAAAACGGTTTTGCCTGTGTCGAGGCGGCCCGGGACCTCGGCGGCAATGACCGTGTTCTCGTCTTTTCCAAAGCAATGGCGATCTAG
- the prfA gene encoding peptide chain release factor 1, which produces MAKLPVEKMRELERRFGEIEARMSAGPDSETYVRLASEYSELQPVVTKVREYEKVTGEIADLEALLADKATDREMRDLAEMELPELKERLEGLEKEMQILLLPKDAADEKSAILEIRAGTGGSEAALFAGDLFRMYERYAAAHGWKVEIISSSEGEAGGFKEIIATITGRGVFAKLKFESGVHRVQRVPETEASGRIHTSAATVAVLPEAEEIDIEVRAEDIRIDTMRSSGAGGQHVNTTDSAVRITHLPTGIVVTSSEKSQHQNRAKAMQILRSRLYDMERQRADSERSADRKSQVGSGDRSERIRTYNFPQGRVTDHRINLTLYKLDRMMVGEIDEVVDALLADYQAGLLAQLGEQGR; this is translated from the coding sequence GTGGCGAAGCTTCCCGTTGAAAAGATGCGCGAACTCGAACGCCGTTTCGGCGAGATCGAGGCGCGCATGTCGGCGGGGCCGGATTCGGAGACCTATGTGCGCCTCGCCTCGGAATATTCCGAGTTGCAGCCGGTCGTGACCAAGGTTCGCGAATACGAGAAGGTCACCGGCGAGATCGCCGACCTCGAAGCCCTGCTTGCCGACAAGGCGACGGATCGCGAGATGCGCGACCTTGCGGAAATGGAGCTTCCGGAGCTGAAGGAGCGGCTGGAGGGGCTGGAAAAGGAGATGCAGATCCTGCTTCTCCCGAAGGATGCCGCCGACGAGAAGAGCGCGATCCTCGAAATCCGCGCCGGCACGGGCGGCTCTGAAGCCGCGCTCTTCGCGGGCGATCTTTTCCGCATGTATGAGCGCTATGCGGCCGCCCACGGCTGGAAGGTGGAGATCATCTCATCCAGCGAGGGGGAGGCCGGCGGCTTCAAGGAAATCATCGCGACGATCACCGGCCGCGGCGTCTTCGCCAAGCTGAAGTTCGAATCGGGCGTGCACCGCGTCCAGCGCGTGCCGGAAACGGAGGCGAGCGGGCGCATCCACACGTCGGCGGCGACCGTTGCCGTGCTGCCGGAGGCCGAGGAGATCGACATCGAGGTTCGCGCCGAGGATATCCGCATCGACACGATGCGTTCGTCGGGCGCGGGTGGCCAGCACGTCAACACGACCGACTCGGCCGTGCGCATCACCCACCTGCCGACCGGCATCGTCGTGACCAGCTCGGAAAAGTCGCAGCACCAGAACCGTGCGAAGGCGATGCAGATTCTGCGCTCGCGCCTCTACGACATGGAACGCCAGCGCGCGGACAGCGAGCGTTCTGCCGACCGCAAGAGCCAGGTCGGCTCGGGCGACCGCTCCGAGCGCATCCGCACCTACAATTTCCCGCAGGGCCGCGTCACGGACCACCGCATCAACCTGACGCTCTATAAGCTCGACCGCATGATGGTCGGCGAGATCGATGAAGTGGTCGATGCGTTGCTGGCCGATTATCAGGCGGGTCTTCTGGCGCAGCTCGGCGAACAGGGCCGATGA